One genomic region from Tachysurus fulvidraco isolate hzauxx_2018 chromosome 14, HZAU_PFXX_2.0, whole genome shotgun sequence encodes:
- the zbtb34 gene encoding zinc finger and BTB domain-containing protein 34 gives MEDDGRFIEFDVPEFSNTVLKQLNELRLQGKLCDIIVHIQGRPFQAHKAVLAASSPYFRDHSSLGTMSGLSISVIKNPAVFEQLLTFCYTGHMELCLRDVVSFLTAASFLQMQAVIDKCTQILEGLHSKISLPVVSGRAEAEEDLDSRARLNGAKDVGIFLNPTQISPPYYPRKSYRVEASGGGKGLAHLTEEGQSDRGSDCTSEQEASMEVEPDQVDIIEKNGQVTDIQIKMEKTERPTYSDSSSAGDDSYHTELVDGEQVLAVTVGPYGPVPSSAQCTYSALSSSSFVGISPSSPSQSILSGFRGGRTRPKRCTPVPADVISQLKPGTEDGDGIASGVVFENDVRERGLRGHWYPFNERLVCVYCGKSFNQKGSLDRHMRLHMGITPFVCKYCGKKYTRKDQLEYHIRGHTDNKPFHCQICGKCFPFQGTLNQHLRKKHMGSGVEMNNHTGPQGEAADGQKGAPVEVSENVYSDAYNNDESTKITSEENVKGSAEEPPGSRCDF, from the coding sequence ATGGAGGACGACGGCAGATTCATAGAGTTTGATGTGCCAGAGTTCAGCAACACTGTACTTAAGCAGCTCAATGAACTGCGGCTCCAGGGTAAGCTCTGTGATATTATTGTGCACATCCAAGGCCGACCATTCCAGGCTCACAAAGCTGTGCTGGCTGCCAGTTCACCGTACTTCCGTGACCACTCGTCTCTAGGCACCATGAGTGGACTCTCCATCTCGGTGATCAAGAACCCTGCAGTGTTTGAGCAGCTATTAACCTTTTGCTATACGGGACACATGGAACTATGTCTACGTGATGTTGTAAGCTTCCTTACGGCTGCCAGCTTCCTGCAAATGCAGGCTGTCATTGACAAGTGTACACAAATCCTGGAGGGCCTCCACTCAAAGATTAGTCTGCCTGTGGTTTCTGGCCGAGCAGAAGCTGAAGAAGACCTCGATTCTAGAGCTAGACTCAATGGTGCAAAAGATGTGGGCATTTTTTTGAATCCGACCCAGATTTCCCCACCTTACTACCCTAGGAAAAGCTATCGAGTAGAGGCAAGTGGAGGTGGAAAAGGGCTTGCACACTTAACAGAGGAAGGGCAGTCGGATCGAGGGAGTGATTGCACTTCAGAGCAGGAGGCATCTATGGAAGTAGAGCCGGATCAAGTGGACATAATTGAGAAGAATGGGCAAGTCACCGACATACAAATCAAGATGGAAAAAACGGAGCGGCCCACCTACTCAGACAGCTCGTCAGCGGGTGATGATAGCTACCACACAGAACTAGTGGATGGTGAGCAAGTTCTAGCTGTGACTGTAGGACCTTATGGGCCAGTGCCATCCTCTGCTCAGTGCACCTATTCGGCACTCTCTTCATCCAGCTTTGTTGGTATCAGTCCATCCAGTCCCTCTCAGTCAATTCTCAGCGGATTTCGAGGTGGCCGCACCAGACCGAAGCGCTGTACGCCAGTCCCAGCTGATGTAATTTCTCAGCTTAAACCAGGCACAGAGGATGGAGATGGAATAGCATCAGGAGTTGTTTTTGAGAATGATGTGAGGGAACGAGGTCTCCGTGGCCATTGGTATCCTTTTAATGAGcgtcttgtgtgtgtctattgCGGCAAGTCCTTCAACCAGAAAGGCAGCCTGGACCGCCACATGCGTTTGCACATGGGCATTACTCCATTCGTGTGCAAGTACTGTGGCAAGAAGTACACTCGCAAAGACCAACTAGAGTATCACATCCGTGGTCACACAGACAATAAACCCTTCCACTGCCAAATCTGTGGCAAGTGCTTCCCTTTTCAAGGCACCCTCAATCAGCACTTGCGTAAGAAGCACATGGGTTCTGGTGTTGAGATGAACAACCACACAGGCCCACAAGGTGAAGCAGCAGATGGCCAGAAAGGGGCACCAGTGGAGGTCTCAGAGAACGTCTACAGTGATGCATATAACAATGATGAGTCTACAAAAATCACAAGCGAGGAGAATGTAAAAGGCAGTGCTGAAGAACCACCTGGGTCCAGATGTGATTTTTAA